One window of Drosophila busckii strain San Diego stock center, stock number 13000-0081.31 chromosome 3L, ASM1175060v1, whole genome shotgun sequence genomic DNA carries:
- the LOC108601004 gene encoding dendritic arbor reduction protein 1 — MTPNRSRQVARKNPRPRKLQVLKSNRSRRIASRSTPTPQKVDLMTMAEGTDPMGHHHHAAGSHNPHHYHNHHPHHHPAQYHHHHQPPSQHYAPAAQQAPAASHYAPYAQLQYPHGLPHQHLPLALSLHQQAAAAAASAAVAAAVASVEQHNNNQPFVNNNNIVPWKQRKRKRLSQVLDKLHHNNNNNNNNNNNNSNNVNNNNHGVACKSEPMELEEELEDEDDDDEAEADEKQKQQLEATNYIKCEQREALNADSDEEQQAEAELSAEELSHSDDQDEQHSPRISMSPLQMAATPTAQQASDAAAVAAAAAAAAKENPLHVDIKTEHMASPYDRYFPIPSPLFGYYLHTKYLNEVFRRRHDLYPSPLQHTPSSIASETETSPTGQGKIHHTHSQAQQLSNSQQLPAVLLNTSPPPSLPSPPRSESSVTAAQPTTRVSPKPAKKKSSAGEKPMPPPQERPLDLCMRSDELGKPKAATPPYHASAAAMMPPPNASMSAASSLESMNALSPASSTHSTSSTHTASLAPPGSMSPYAMTAAAAHAAAAAAAAAMIKMEMPMHPLHSHVPTTTVGVPVIKGDVASPTTKETVAWRYNLDVSPVVEEMPPGSDVAYVCPTCGQMFSLHDRLAKHMASRHKSRNPANDITKAYSCDVCHRSFARSDMLTRHMRLHTGVKPYTCKVCGQVFSRSDHLSTHQRTHTGEKPYKCPQCPYAACRRDMITRHMRTHTRYESRGGAGGVGGGPRGEEPKSPLPLLDMKMNMNLPLLLQQEELLQKSPLGLGGPMPIVVKTESA; from the exons ATGACG CCAAATCGCTCGCGTCAGGTAGCACGCAAGAATCCGCGGCCGCGCAAGCTGCAGGTGCTAAAGTCAAACCGATCGAGGAGGATTGCTAGTCGCAGCACGCCCACGCCACAAAAAGTTGACCTCATGACGATGGCAGAAGGCACCGACCCCATGGGGCATCATCATCACGCAGCCGGCTCGCATAATCCCCACCACTACCACAACCATCATCCGCACCACCATCCGGCGCAGtatcaccaccaccaccagccgCCGTCGCAGCACTACGCGCCAGCGGCCCAGCAAGCGCCAGCCGCCTCGCACTATGCGCCCTACGCCCAATTGCAGTATCCACATGGCCTGCCCCACCAGCACCTGCCGCTGGCGCTGAGCTTGCaccaacaggcagcagcagcggcggcctCAGCGGCCGTAGCCGCGGCAGTGGCCAGCGTggagcagcacaacaacaatcagccgTTTGtgaataacaacaatataGTGCCCTGGAAGCAGCGCAAGCGCAAGCGTCTCTCCCAAGTGCTGGACAAGCtgcaccacaacaacaacaacaacaataataataacaacaacaacagcaataatgtGAATAATAACAACCATGGGGTGGCCTGCAAGTCGGAGCCTATGGAGCTGGAAGAAGAACTGGAGGATgaagacgatgatgatgaggcaGAGGCGGAtgagaaacaaaagcaacaattggaGGCTACCAACTATATAAAGTGTGAGCAGCGTGAGGCGCTCAACGCAGACAGTGATGAGGAGCAGCAGGCAGAGGCTGAGCTGTCCGCCGAGGAGCTTTCGCACTCCGATGATCAGGACGAGCAGCACAGTCCGCGCATTAGCATGAGTCCGCTACAGATGGCAGCGACGCCAACTGCGCAGCAAGCGTCAGATGCCGCCgccgtagctgctgctgctgccgccgccgccaaggAGAATCCGCTGCATGTGGACATTAAGACTGAGCATATGGCCAGCCCATATGATCGCTACTTTCCCATTCCCTCGCCGCTATTTGGCTACTATCTGCATACCAAGTACTTGAACGAGGTGTTTCGCCGTCGCCATGATCTCTATCCCTCGCCGCTGCAGCACACTCCCTCCTCCATAGCCTCCGAGACGGAAACCTCGCCCACTGGCCAGGGCAAGATCCACCACACTCACAGTCAAGCTCAGCAGCTGAGCAATAGCCAGCAGCTCCCAGCAGTCCTCTTGAACACCTCGCCCCCGCCGTCGCTGCCCTCGCCGCCACGCAGCGAGTCTTCGGTAACCGCAGCGCAACCAACAACGCGCGTCAGTCCCAAGCCAGCCAAGAAGAAGTCTAGCGCCGGCGAGAAGCCTATGCCGCCACCACAGGAGCGTCCCCTGGATCTCTGCATGCGCAGCGATGAGCTTGGGAAGCCCAAAGCAGCCACGCCTCCGTACCATGCCTCTGCCGCAGCCATGATGCCGCCACCCAACGCCTCCATGAGCGCCGCCAGCAGCTTGGAGAGCATGAATGCTCTCTCGCCCGCTTCCAGCACACACTCGACCAGCAGCACGCACACCGCCAGCCTGGCGCCGCCTGGCTCCATGTCGCCCTATGccatgacagcagcagctgcgcatgcagcagcggcggctgcagcggcagccatGATCAAAATGGAAATGCCCATGCATCCGCTGCACTCGCATGTGCCCACCACGACGGTGGGTGTGCCTGTGATCAAGGGCGATGTGGCCTCGCCCACTACGAAGGAGACTGTGGCCTGGCGCTATAATCTGGATGTGTCGCCCGTGGTGGAGGAGATGCCGCCCGGCTCGGATGTGGCCTATGTATGCCCCACTTGCGGTCAGATGTTCTCGCTGCACGATCGCCTGGCCAAGCACATGGCCTCACGCCACAAGTCGCGCAATCCTGCCAACGATATAACCAAAGCCTATTCCTGCGATGTCTGCCATCGCTCCTTTGCCCGCTCCGATATGCTCACCCGCCACATGCGTCTCCATACCGGGGTCAAGCCCTACACCTGCAAGGTGTGCGGCCAGGTCTTCTCGCGCTCCGACCATCTCTCCACGCATCAGCGCACCCACACTGGCGAGAAGCCCTACAAGTGTCCGCAGTGTCCGTACGCCGCCTGTCGTCGCGACATGATTACTCGCCACATGCGCACCCACACGCGCTACGAATCacgtggtggtgctggtggtgttggtggtggtcCGCGTGGTGAGGAGCCCAagtcgccgctgccgctgctggatATGAAGATGAACATGaatctgccgctgctgctgcagcaggaggagctgctgcagaaGTCGCCGCTTGGCTTGGGTGGACCCATGCCCATTGTGGTGAAGACGGAAAGCGCCTAA